The region aaaaaaagaagttaattGTTATCTTTCAATAACCCAATTTTAACTATgatttaattatcatatatttcttttaataattacgtaatttaatatctaattacattttatgatagtttaatttttactgtTGAACCTTTTTCTTAGATAAATATACatgtaaagaataaaatagtaaattcattttctaaaaattataaaaggaaagCGACACTTAAAGacaaaaacaagacaaatttaattttttaatttattttgaagtaTTGTGGTAAtaatccaattatttatttttgttatattaagaacattaattgttttaatataatatataaagagaaaaaagaaatcataGTGTGACTAGGCTAAAATCCATGTAATATCAAAAAGTCAAACAACCCAATCCATTAAGAAAATCTATAATCCGACAATCAAAATCTATttctaaaacaataattaaatatataaatcttgaatatattattttagttccaCAAAAATTATTAGTCAAAATTCATCGTCAAATTAcatcaaaatttaacaaattcgtTAGAGCCTCGTTAATTTGCATATTAATGTTCAATAAAATCCTTTATGTTCTATATATCTAACTAAGTAAACAATTTTCATCTTGTTTTGTAAAAgtacatattaaatttaaaccTAATTCATAATTTGGTATTAAAACTTATTCTTTGGACGTTATTGCACTTATAATAACGTCATTTGTTGGATTATTATCGGATTATTTATAACACAAGAAATATTGTCTGAACCTAATTAAAAATGTGTGTTAAAGAGCttgcataaattaaaaataaaatcatttaccAGTAGAAATAGTCTTCACTTTACAAACATATTGGATGAAAATCAGTCACAGGTAAATTCAATTCATAATGTGGGAACATTTAAACTAACATTGATCATAAATTCCTTGAGATTGCCACTGCACAACTTCATTGACTTGATGGACAGTCTTTCACAAAGCATATGTACCAAACTCATCTCCCATCAAAAGTCCACCTATAAACCTATGTACCAATCATCATAATGAATATTAACTTACCATTTTACATATATCTGTATTCATACATTTTGTTATTCTTACTCTTTTCTCACTTTTTCGCATggtatgatgaaaataacaattttatatttgaacaaTTATGATAGAATGACGAATTTCTTCGTAagcttaaaaatatttacaattatcACGGAgtagaaaaattggaaaacaagttgaatatttagttttatgaaAGAAAAGCAACAACAAAGTGCGTAAATCACCTTACAAGGTTCTCTTACAAATACAACTTAGAGAATCAGTTACACAATTAATGTAGTAAATCCTTCCTTAAAATGATCCATCTTCTTATTTACCTGCACATTTAACATGGCTAATTTTATCAGTTGTAACTCACTGCAGAagttaaatatacatatataatgatTCCTTACCACGAAATACTGAGATGATTGAACATAGAGTCTGAATAAACGTGAAGAGAAGTATCACAATTGCAGAAATAGTTGATGCTTTTTTCCAAGGAGTGTTGAAGTACTGGTGCATGAAGATAGCCTTGCGCTTGTTGCGAGGGTTTTCATAGAAAGCATTTAAGCTATTGCAGAGCGAGAAATAATGTGGATTGAAACCTGGCAAGATAAGGTGTGAGCACAAATTATTAATCATTGTAACCACTTTGTTAGCATCACCAGTCCAATTGACAATAATTTTCTTATCAACAAGTAGGTTCACATCTTTTTCAGTATTGATAAGAAAATCTAGAATTGTGGCGTATTGAGAAATGGTTTTTCTACATAGAAATTTACAATGCTCATAGGCCATTATATTCCGAAACACAATTTCTGTTTCATCATATATATCCAAGATTGGCATGGTCAACGCTCCATCGCGTTTAGAATAGGTCAAGTCAAGTAAGCTTTTATTTGGACTGATCTTGAACTTAAGACCTGCCTCCATTAGTTGACTTGCGCTGTATACTTGTTTAACGTCCATGAATTCTTCTAGTCTTCCAAGATCAAGCTTTGATGATGATATTACAGAAGATCTCAAAAGATCAGTGAAGTGTTCTGGACTCTCTCTTGGACACACTTTTCCAAAAGACACACTCTCAAAAAACTTGAAAGTAATTTCAAGAAAATGCTTAGTCATACCAGTCATGAGGTTGTAAAGTTCTTCCAGAACAAAGAAAGGAAGTTGATTTTCTAGCAGTAGCAAATCCACCTTAATATCGTATCGCATCCAATCTTCTTCAATTAAGGGGTCCTTTCCCACCCAGCCTGTGATTTCATCCCATCTTAGGAAAAGCTCAATTATGAAGCAAGCATCAACCAAAATCATCTTTAAAAAGTCACCACTTTTACATTTAATAGCTGCTGCATAACAATTTCGAATCTTCTCTTCCAACTCTTTAATTTTGAGAACAAGTTCTCTCATAGGTAGTTGTGTTCGATTTAGAAATCCCTTGAGGTATGTCAGTTTAAGCTCTTCCATCTCCTCCAAACTGTTGTCTTCCTCACCAACCTCACGTGCTTTGCGATGATAAGGGCCAATGGAAACAATTCGAGGTGTGTAGGCTTTTGGATTAGTTTCACGAATTTTTGGTGGTACCTTATAAATGCATTGCTTATCGAAAGGATACTCTTCCGGAGGTTTCACATCTTGAAGCATTTCACACCATTCTCTCTCTAAACATTCTATTTCACTTTCTCTTGATTGTCTTCCCATTTGGTTAAAATTCTGGAACATCAACACTtatatattaactataatttgAAAGGCCACAAATTAAATCCCTAAAATATTACCTCCTTTCATGGatagatattctaaatatttatcaaattttgtctctacattaataaaattactagcattgaaatattaatattatatatcatattgATTAGAGATAGaattaaattatagaaaaatctAACACTACTTAGTTGACCTTATACGGTTGAATTACatctaatttctctattttaatatattatcagAACAATTAAGAGTCCACTTTCGCTGAGACTTTGGTTTATCGGGCGACCCATTATCggattaatttcttttaattttaacgtTCAATGTTTTCGTATGATGTGTTGGACATTATTACTAAACTGATTTAGTAAAATTgagttatatttaatttcattctcatagtaattaatttaaagagattttttaacaattaaaacatttttgtaaattaacataattttataatattagggactgtttatataatttatctaaTGAAAGAAATATGGGACAAAGAAATTGTACGACAAAGACACTGGATGTTATaccttttaatatgttttaaaaaatatatttggcaTACCACATCGAGAAAAACCATGCTCAAAAATTTACTGCCAGTTGATGGAATACTCGTTTTGAAGTGATTTGTAAATGTACTCTTGGATATTAATAATGTGAATTTTCTTAATGAGCAAtaacaaaaagttataaaatataaatagtttgaTATATATTGTCCACAAtatgttcaagaaaaaaaatagaatagttGATATTAAATAGTTACATTCAAAATTACCAGTTTCAGTGATTTAATAACTTCTATAGAATATTTCCTAAAAGTGTGAATTCTGAAAagttataaatactttttactTAGAACTCGATTGGGAATGGGTgggttaaattttgaaattttaaatttactacATTAATAATGCTTTgctcaatttcatttttaaaaattaaataaatatgaaaagtaTGAACTTTATAAtctttcattattaatttttaactctGAAGTTAAGTATTAgtttataagttatatatatatatatatatatatggttaaatatgtttttggtcccttaactttcaataaattttggaattagtccatttcaaaactttggaccaatttagtccttgatctttcgaaatacgtggatttagtcattttaatcaaattttggtaggtttatttgatgttttgtatgcatttcaggattgtatttggattgtttatactatttgacacatttttactttaatgttaagtcaaatactattatgaaacgcacttgaaatatcaaataaacttaataaaatttgattaaaaggactaaatccacacatttcaaaagatgaaggactaaattggtccaaagtttcgaaatggactaattctaaatttcactgaaagttaagggaccaaaaacatatttaaccctatatatatatatatatatatatatatatatatatatatatatatatatatatgaaagaactattgtttttataacttttttattataggtGTTTCATTGAAACcataaatatttagtatattaaataattaaactcaacattattaatattatgcaTTTCATAtagtttgaatttatttttttggaaaacaattataaatgCTCTTTAGGttaatttattaagtttaattaaaccagtattatttattaaaagaaaatagtataaatcttagtttgaaattttaactttgaaaattaattattcatttctcgaaaatttggaataatttagtctctcatctttaaaaatgtgtgaatttagcccttttaaccaaatttcgttaaattgatttgatatatttaaatgtttttttcgATTAACAATGAAGTGAAAATATATCAAACAGTATAAAGAATTCAAATGCAATTCAAATTATATCAAGAAACGTGtttgaaacctaaaaaaaaaaacttaacaacatttggttaaaatgactaaatttgtacaattttaaagacgaaagactaaattgaagcaaagttttaaaaatagaccaattcaaatttcacATTAAGGGTTGAAAAACTTATTGAACCCTACTATTATAAATACTTGTCATTAATAAACCTTTTTAAACATAATGACATgacaaatacttttaaattgtCATACAACaatttatgtattaatatacaaaaatgtaaaaaatgaaaaaagaagaagaagagtaattatctattaaaaataacatcatGTATTGCACAGATGAATATACCAACACAGTTTAAGGAAATGTTTGGACTATAATGAGcatttatcaaatataaaatgcaGTTCCAATATTGAGACAATTCATTTGATGCCAAAGCAGAAGTAGatacttaaaagataataactaaaTAGAGAAAAAAGGAGGAGAAAAAACCTGAGTTTGTGAAGTTGTTCATGAATAGGGATAAATAATCTTCACACCTTTAACAAGCACAGATCCTGTGTGTCTATATATATGCTATAGAGTGAGTGAAGAACACAATGAATGAATGGCTTGTATTCAGAAGCTAGCAATGTACGTATTAATAAATTGCATTGTACATTATGTAATGAAAACTCATCTGCTCCAACTGCcacattaattttgttaattgcTCTGCAACTGTCCCACGCACTACGGACAACGTGTTTTTCACTTcatatatgaataaattttctcataaatcattttaaaagagaagaacggaaaaaaattctcaataaaTTGTCCCCAAATGAAATTCTGAAcgatattttaattagaaatatttaataacaaaacactttttgaattttaaaaaaaaaaggttatatGAAAGATAGTTGAAAGTATAAATACTAATGTATTaatgacaattaaaataaactttttatgatttttaatcaatataagTATAAacgatataaaaaatttatttcataatatgaTAGTTAATTACCATacaaaaaatccattttttatgtCGATTAATAAGTATTTATCATAGGGAAAACATTAAAATacatcatatttattattattattattattattattattattattattattattattattatctatgaGAATTAAAATTACCCATGTCatagtatattttttaacatgattaaaagttttaaccgtcataacatgttattttatatgatgGTTAATATTACAAATGTAATAGAAAGTAACACTTTTTTTAGGGGTCATAggaaataacatattttatggCAGGTTTGGACTTAACCATCATTTATGGTCTCATGTGTCATACTaagtatgtgtttttttttttttttttaatttcgaGATCATTCATTTTCCTACTTACCTTGCATAATAATCACATTGACCAAGTTCAAATTTccaaataaaatcttaattatcCAGTACATAATCATTTAATGTCTTCTACCACGtacaaaattatcaataattaatatcgGTAATTCTAATCATGTACAATAACCTAAGAAATGTTAATAAAGAAaatcttaatatttaatttggatGAGATAATTTACAAggctaattcatttatttggaaaatttgtaattttatatactaaaatgacttattttgataaaataattacaaaaaaaaattatggtgtacttggatagagtattttaatgatttttttttttttttgaaaaatttagatttctttgtaatgaaatgttttgtttggattgagaaattaaaaagtatttaaaatacaagcatttttttaagtatttcaattagctaaattagtagaaattcaaatatcctcaaaataggtggaatttgaaattcttctcactcaacctcacactcTAGACTTTCAGGTAGAGTTGTCAATTTGGCTCAGTCTGTAGGCGGGCTCGACAAGCTCGACGACCTAGATGGGCCCGATAGCCCGACGACCTAGATAAGCCTAACCGACCCGGCTAGCTAGCCGAGTTAGACAACCTAACAGCACAAACTGTCAGGCAGGCCCGATGACATAAATGGACCCAATGACTCAGATGGGTTGGCGGGCACGATGACTTAGTGGGACTAAGTCGGGCTAATGACCTAGACGGACTAGGTCAGACTGGGTAGTCAGGTTGGTCCGGCCAATTTGGGTCGTCGAGTccgtttctaaatttatcatgaactcaaaacataatcatgcctaaaataaatattgttaaaatgaaattttatctcataagaaattcaattgtttatccaaacaagaaatttaaatataaggtattttaatttctttatccaaacaagttatttagaaaatgaagggaatttaa is a window of Vigna unguiculata cultivar IT97K-499-35 chromosome 4, ASM411807v1, whole genome shotgun sequence DNA encoding:
- the LOC114182663 gene encoding UPF0481 protein At3g47200-like, with translation MGRQSRESEIECLEREWCEMLQDVKPPEEYPFDKQCIYKVPPKIRETNPKAYTPRIVSIGPYHRKAREVGEEDNSLEEMEELKLTYLKGFLNRTQLPMRELVLKIKELEEKIRNCYAAAIKCKSGDFLKMILVDACFIIELFLRWDEITGWVGKDPLIEEDWMRYDIKVDLLLLENQLPFFVLEELYNLMTGMTKHFLEITFKFFESVSFGKVCPRESPEHFTDLLRSSVISSSKLDLGRLEEFMDVKQVYSASQLMEAGLKFKISPNKSLLDLTYSKRDGALTMPILDIYDETEIVFRNIMAYEHCKFLCRKTISQYATILDFLINTEKDVNLLVDKKIIVNWTGDANKVVTMINNLCSHLILPGFNPHYFSLCNSLNAFYENPRNKRKAIFMHQYFNTPWKKASTISAIVILLFTFIQTLCSIISVFRGK